The following DNA comes from Ornithobacterium rhinotracheale DSM 15997.
TATCACCTTTGATTATGGAGATGAGGAGGTATTGTCTGGTGATATTTTTATAAGTATAGATCGTGTTTCAGACAATGCTTTTGAATATTCTTCAGATTTTGAAGCCGAACTAGGGCGTGTTATGATACACGGACTTCTGCACATGATGGGTTATAAGGATAAAACTGAGGAAGAGGAACAAGAAATGAGAAATAAAGAAGATGAATGTTTACAATTAATTTTTAATGATTCTGACGAAGAAGAGTAATTAAACGAATGAGAAAAAATTATGTTTTAGCACTATTTTGTGCTTTGTTGAGTTTGGTAAATGCGCAGGAAAATAGACCCAAAATTGGTTTGGTTTTAAGCGGAGGAGGTGCCAAGGGATATGCCCATGTGGGAGTATTGGAGGAATTGGAAAAAGCACAGATCCCGATAGACTACATCGGTGGAACAAGTATGGGTGCCATTGTAGGAGGTTTGTATGCCTCGGGGTATTCGGCAAGCGATTTAAAGAAAATTTTAAAAGAAATCGATTTTGAAAAGATTATCTATGATGAGCAAAATCGTGAAGATGCTCCTTTCTTTCAAAAGCAGTATGAAGAAAAATATTTGATTTCGCTTACCTTCAATCATTTTAAATTATCGTTGCCAAAATCTATTTCCAAAGGGCATGGAACATTAAATACCTTGGTCAAATACTTGCAACATACGCATGATAACAACGATTTTTCACAACTCAATATTCCGTTTTTGTGTATAGCTACCAATCTCGAAACAGGTAAGCAGAAAGTATTTAAAGAAGGCTTTTTGCCCCAAGTAGTATTTGCATCAGGTGCCTACCCTACTCTTTTTGCTCCTGTGAAAATAGATTCTGCTTTTTATATAGATGGCGGTGTGGTGAATAATTATCCCGTGCAGGAGGTAAAAGATATGGGAGCCGACATCATCATCGGGGTAGATTTAGGCGAAGGATTAATGAAAGAAAAAGACATCAA
Coding sequences within:
- the ybeY gene encoding rRNA maturation RNase YbeY, whose translation is MIQFFSETEDFTLEDSQVFADWLNACAERHGYEIEDINYIFCDDEYLLAINQKHLDHDYYTDIITFDYGDEEVLSGDIFISIDRVSDNAFEYSSDFEAELGRVMIHGLLHMMGYKDKTEEEEQEMRNKEDECLQLIFNDSDEEE